The Fervidobacterium pennivorans DNA segment GGAGACGAAAAATCAGAGCCTAAGGTCATTAAATGAGCAGATTCGCCAACTGCTGGAAAAAGATGTTCTCACTGGACTGCTTACAAGATACGTTTTCAACAGTCAAATCGAACGCTTATATGTTTCGAGCAAAGCGGACAGAATACCATTATCTGCCATTTCTATTGATGCAGACAATTTCAAGAAAATTAACGATACGTTCGGGCATAATGTAGGGGACGAGGTTTTGAAAGGAATAGCTGAAGTAATATTGAAAAACGTTCGAGCAAGTGATTTCCCAATAAGGATGGGGGGCGAGGAGATTCTGATACTACTTCCTGAGGCAGATATTGATGCAGCACATTTAATAGCAGAAAGAATTCGTACAAAGGTTGAAGAAAAGTTTAAAGAAACCCCATACAAAGTTACGATAAGTCTGGGCGTTACTCAATTGAAAGGGAACGATACAATTGAAAGTTTTTTGAAAAGAGCAGATGAAGCACTCTATATCTCAAAATCCAATGGTAAAAACAGAACAACAGTACTCTTCTAAAGCACCCGAGAACTGGTATTGCCTAACGAAAAATAATTGGTATAATTTCTTAATGAACATCGAAAAACTATTGAACCGTCGCTGATGATATCCGCGATTTATTATTTGATATGATGGAGGTGGCATTTGTGTTTTTAAACTTTTCGTTGCTTATCTTAGGACTTGTCTTTGTAAGCATAGGTGCTGATAAAGTTGTTGAGGGCGCTTCCGCTATTGCAAAAAAGCTTAGGGTTTCAGACCTTGTCATCGGTCTCACAATAGTGGCCTTTGGTACATCGGCTCCGGAATTAGTCGTAAACATCGTATCTTCAATCAAGAAAAATTCAGACATTGCTCTTGGTAATATAATCGGTAGCAACATATTCAATATACTCGTAGTTGCAGGGCTCTCCGCTATGTTAAGACCAATAAGTGTTAAACACTCGACGCTCAAGAAAGAGATTCCGCTAAGTTTCTTAGCTGCCTTGTCGGTTCTTGCCCTTGGAAACAAGGGAAATAACCTTCCTTCGATAATAACGCGCGGTGATGGCATTGTGCTTTTATCTTTCTTTACAATATTTGTGGCATACATATTCGAAATGGCGAAAAAAGATAGGGAAATGTTTGAAGAGATGGAAATGGAAAGACTAAAAAATATTAGCACTTGGCTTGCTGTAATTTACGTAATTGGTGGTTTAGTGGGACTTGTAATTGGTGGCCGTTGGATAGTGAACAGTGCATCTCAGATAGCAAGGGCACTTGGAGTTTCAGACAAAATGATAGGTTTAACAATCGTTGCTGCTGGGACATCAATACCCGAGCTTGCTACGTCTTTGGTTGCTGCCGCAAAGGGTAATAGCGAAATAGCACTGGGAAATGTTATTGGTTCGAATATATTCAACATCTTCTTCATACTGGGCATTTCTGCCGTTCTTAATCCTTTGTATTATCAAACGGCGTTGAACGTAGACATAGCATTACTTCTTATTATAACCGTTTTCTTAATACTCTTCTCAAGGGATTTGAAAATAAACAAAATCGAAGGAGCTCTCATGGTCGCAACATATGTAGGATACACCGCTTACTTGATAATCAGAGGATAAGATTTTCGATATATTCCCAAGAAGGTGGCGTACTTGTACGAGCATCTTGAGTATTACGGAGTATCAAAGAGAGTTATAGATGCTATGAATAAAGTAGACAGAAAACTCTTTGTTCCTGCAGAGTATCAAGATAGTGCATACATTGACACACCTCTTCCAATAGGTTACGGTCAAACGATATCAGCACCACATATGGTTGGATTAATGTGCGAATATTTGGATTTACAAGAAGGAGACAAAGTACTCGAAATTGGAACTGGAAGTGGGTACAACGCTGCTGTAATGTCACAACTCGTTGGACCTTCGGGGGAAATTTACACTGTTGAAGTCGTCGAACCTTTGTACGAAAGAGCGAAGAAAGTTATTGAACAATTAGGAATAGAAAACATCAAAATGTTTCTCAGTGATGGGAAGCTTGGATTACCACAGTTTGCTCCTTATGACAAAATCGTTGCCACGTGTTACGCAAAAGAAATCCCACCCGCACTGATTGAACAACTTCGCGAAGGTGGGATTTTATTAATTCCTGTCGGGAACGAATATATCCAGGTTCTGAAGAGAATAAAAAAATACGGTCAAAAAATTACCGAAGAATCATTAGGACATGTTAGGTTTGTACCGATGGTGTAAGCTTCAATCTTCACTGACAGCGTGAGTATGCTGAGCATACGCAAGGTATAGTTTTTTTATTGTGAGTCTGCCCCACGTGTATGTGATTATAGAAGCCGTGGTATTCCCAATAACTATCCCCAACCACACACCGGTTAAGCCCATCCTAAAACCATCAACAAAAATCCACGTCCAGAAAACTTGAAATATGATAGTTCTCAATATCGTTGTTACTAAACTTTTGTATCCATGCCCAATCCCCTGGAACATACCTGATGTTAACATTCCAAAAGGTGTCCCTGGAAGAAACATACACAATATCTTGAGCGCTTGTGAAACATTTTCTAAAAGTAGTGAAGAGGATTTTGAATACGAAAACATAAGTGCAAGCGGTTTTGAGAAAAAGAAAATTACCAACATCGTTCCTATCGCAAAATACTCAGCGAATTTTATAGCATAATTCAGAGCACCTTCAAGTTTCTTGATATCCTTCGCCCCGTAAGCTGCTCCGGTCACCGTTGTTACTGCCGAAGAAACTCCTATAATTGTCAACGTTCCCAAGTTTATTATTCGCCAAGCGCCAGTGAATGTTGCTACTCCCAAATCTCCGGCTGCTTTCGCTGCAAAGAAATTAAGAAAATATATTGCCACAGACATCGTAATTTGAGCAAGTGCTGTTGGAAAACCAACTATGGAGATGTCATAGAGGATTTCTCTATCTAAAGAAAAGCCCTTAAAAGTTACGTTTAGAAACGTCTTTTTAGAAAAAATCAGAAGGTACAAAAGCATAGCACTTGCTACAAAAATGGAGATATTAGTTGCCCATGCTGCTCCTTCGATGCCGAATTTGAAAGTGTATATAAAGATAGGGTCAAGAACCATGTTCAATACAGAGCTAAAAAGAACTATATACATTGGTCGCTTTGAATCGCCTTCTCCACGAAGAATGCCTATAGCGGAGTTGTTGAACATCATAAATATTGATGATAGAAAAATTATGAAACCGTAATCTTGCGCTTTTTGCATTGCAAGCCCTGAAGCACCCGTGAATTTCAAAACAAAACCAAGTGATAAAATGCCAACAACAGTAGTCAAAAAGCCTACAATGATGGCAAGGATTATAGAATGTTCTGCCACAGAATTTGCGCCTTCGAAATCCTTCGCACCTATTCTTCTGGCAATTGCAGAACTAGTCCCTACCGCAATTCCAGTAGCAATCGATATGACTATCATGTATATTGGGAAAAATAAACCCATTGCAGCCAACGAGGAAGGACCAAGGCCAGCAACCCATACAGCGTCCACGAGATTGTAAAGCGTTTGAATGAGCATAGCTATCATGTTTGGTATAGAAAGCTTTATAACAGCTTTTTTGTAATCTCCTAAGAGTAGTTCAATATTTTTGTTCAACTTCGTGTTTGAGCTTTTTGGAATATTTTCCACTATAATTTTCCTCCTTTCATTTGTTATATTCTAACCTTTCTACAAACGATTTCATCTCACTCAGCGCACGCTCAGCTGCTTTTTCACGGTTTTTACCAGCACCAAGCAAGCCAAAGTTAGCGTACATAGGTTTCAGCTCTTCAGCAGTCGTTATATAATCTATAAGTGCGCCACACATGGTTTTCTTCGGAAATTCAACCATCTCTTTTCCTTCCAGTAGTCTTGCTACATTAAGTCCCACGTAAAGACCTGTCATTGCAGATTCTACGTATCCCTCAACACCTGTTATCTGCCCAGCAAAGAATATATTTGGCTGTCTTTTCAATCTCAAGAATCTGTCCAAAACCCTTGGAGAGTCTATGTAACTATTTCTATGCATCACACCATACCTCAAAATTTCCGCATTTTCCAATCCCGGAATCATTCTTATAACTCTCAGTTGTTCTCCCCATTTCAATCGCGTTTGAAATCCGACAAGGTTGTACATAGTACCTTCAACATTTTCTTTTCTCAATTGCACAACAGCGTAAGGTTCTTTTCCCGTCTTTGGGTCAGGAAGTCCAACAGGTCTCAGTGGACCGTATCTCATAGCATCCTTTCCACTGCGTGCTATTTCTTCTATTGGCTGACATCTTTCAAAAAGTAACTTCCTATCAAAATCCTTCATCTCAACAACTTCCGCGTTAACTAAAGCTTCCCAAAAAGCCTCGTATTGTTCCTTATTCATTGGGCAATTTATATAATCCCCGGAACCTATACCGTATCTATCTGCTACATAGCAAATATCCATATTTATGCTATCCGCACTTATTATCGGAGCGACAGCATCGAAAAAATTAAATAACCCCCCGCTTACTTCTTTGACCCATTCTGCAAGTACTCCATCTGTTGTAGGTCCCGTAGCGATGACCCAAATGCCATTTTCACCTGGTTTTGTCACTTCTTCATCTATCACTTCCACCAGCCCTGATGCTAACAATCTCTCTGTTACACACCTTGAAAATTTCTCTCTATCCACAGCCAACGCTTTTCCGGCAGGTACTTTATTCTCCATGGCGCAATCTAAGATAATACTACCAAACAACTTCATTTCCTCTTTTAAAAGTCCCTCTGCGTTCTTCAAATCCACCGACTTCAAAGAATTGCTGCATACCAGCTCTGCAAAGTAATCACTTTTGTGCACTGGTGATTTCTTTATTTTCTTCATCTCGTGAATAATTACCTTATGCCCTCTTTTCACCAATTGCCAAGCCACTTCACTACCTGCCAAACCCGCCCCTACGACATGGACTTCGTTCACAGCAATCTGTCTGTTCACGTTAACCACCTCAATTTTCCAATTCTTCTATTTTCAAAAATTTTTCAACATGCTTGTGTAATTTTACCATAACAATCAAAAACAAAAAAGCCTCTGCTTTTTGCAGAGGCTTTTTGAAGGGTATTAGGAATCCTGGGCACTACCTACTCTCGCAAGGGGTCGCCCCCTTACTACCATCGGCCCGCGGTGGCTTAACGGCCAGGTTCGGAATGGAGCTGGGTGTTTCCCACCGCAGTATCGGCACCCAGGGCCATTCAAAAGTGCATAGGGTTAAGGTGAAGGATTCGGCCTATTAGTACCGGTTGGCTCCACACCTCTCGGTGCTCCCACCACCGGCCTATCTAGGTCCTCTTCTCGGACCGGCCTTGGAGGCCTCATCTTGGAGCGCGCTTCCCGCTTAGATGCTTTCAGCGGTTATCGCTCAGGAGCGTGGCTACCCAGCGTATGCCCTTGGCAGGACAGCTGGTACACCAGAGGCTCCCTCACCCTGGTCCTCTCGTACAAAGGGCGACCCTCCTCAAGCCTCCTACGCCCGCAGCAGATAGGGACCGACCTGTCTCACGACGGTCTGAACCCAGCTCACGTACCCCTTTAATAGGCGAACAGCCTAACCCTTGGGACCTGCTTCAGCCCCAGGATGGGATGAGCCGACATCGAGGTGCCGAGCCTAGCCGTCGATGTGAACTCTCGGGCTAGACTAGCCTGTTATCCCCGGGGTAACTTTTGTCCGTTGATCGACGACCCTTCCACTCGGAGTCGCCGGGTCACTAGGACCGGGTTTCCCCTCTGCTCGACCCGTCGGTCTCGCAGTCAGCCCGGCTTTTGCCCTTGCACTCTCACGGTGGATTTCCAACCCACCTGAGCCGAGCTTCGCGCGCCTCCGTTACCCTTTAGGAGGCGACCGCCCCAGTCAAACTGCCCACCTGGCACTGTCCCTCGCGTGCTCTCCACACGCGTAGGTTAGAACTCCGCTGCGACGAGGGTGGTATCCCACCGTCGGCTCCCCGGACCCTGGCGAGCCCGGTTCTCAGCCTCCCACCTATCCTGTACACGCCGCAACAGAGCACAATACCAGGCTACAGTAAAGCTCCACGGGGTCTTTCCGTCTAGCTGCGGGTACTGGGCATCTTCACCCAGACTGAAATTTCACCGGGTCCCCTGCCGAGACAGTGCCCCAGTCGTTACGCCATTCATGCAGGTCGGAACTTACCCGACAAGGAATTTCGCTACCTTAGGACCGTTATAGTTACGGCCGCCGTTTACCGGGGCTTCGGTTCGGAGCTTGCACCCCTCCCCTTAACCTTCCGGCACCGGGCAGGCGTCAGTCCCTATACTTCCTCTCATCG contains these protein-coding regions:
- a CDS encoding calcium/sodium antiporter, which encodes MFLNFSLLILGLVFVSIGADKVVEGASAIAKKLRVSDLVIGLTIVAFGTSAPELVVNIVSSIKKNSDIALGNIIGSNIFNILVVAGLSAMLRPISVKHSTLKKEIPLSFLAALSVLALGNKGNNLPSIITRGDGIVLLSFFTIFVAYIFEMAKKDREMFEEMEMERLKNISTWLAVIYVIGGLVGLVIGGRWIVNSASQIARALGVSDKMIGLTIVAAGTSIPELATSLVAAAKGNSEIALGNVIGSNIFNIFFILGISAVLNPLYYQTALNVDIALLLIITVFLILFSRDLKINKIEGALMVATYVGYTAYLIIRG
- the pcm gene encoding protein-L-isoaspartate O-methyltransferase, with amino-acid sequence MAYLYEHLEYYGVSKRVIDAMNKVDRKLFVPAEYQDSAYIDTPLPIGYGQTISAPHMVGLMCEYLDLQEGDKVLEIGTGSGYNAAVMSQLVGPSGEIYTVEVVEPLYERAKKVIEQLGIENIKMFLSDGKLGLPQFAPYDKIVATCYAKEIPPALIEQLREGGILLIPVGNEYIQVLKRIKKYGQKITEESLGHVRFVPMV
- a CDS encoding MATE family efflux transporter, producing MENIPKSSNTKLNKNIELLLGDYKKAVIKLSIPNMIAMLIQTLYNLVDAVWVAGLGPSSLAAMGLFFPIYMIVISIATGIAVGTSSAIARRIGAKDFEGANSVAEHSIILAIIVGFLTTVVGILSLGFVLKFTGASGLAMQKAQDYGFIIFLSSIFMMFNNSAIGILRGEGDSKRPMYIVLFSSVLNMVLDPIFIYTFKFGIEGAAWATNISIFVASAMLLYLLIFSKKTFLNVTFKGFSLDREILYDISIVGFPTALAQITMSVAIYFLNFFAAKAAGDLGVATFTGAWRIINLGTLTIIGVSSAVTTVTGAAYGAKDIKKLEGALNYAIKFAEYFAIGTMLVIFFFSKPLALMFSYSKSSSLLLENVSQALKILCMFLPGTPFGMLTSGMFQGIGHGYKSLVTTILRTIIFQVFWTWIFVDGFRMGLTGVWLGIVIGNTTASIITYTWGRLTIKKLYLAYAQHTHAVSED
- the trmFO gene encoding methylenetetrahydrofolate--tRNA-(uracil(54)-C(5))-methyltransferase (FADH(2)-oxidizing) TrmFO, coding for MNEVHVVGAGLAGSEVAWQLVKRGHKVIIHEMKKIKKSPVHKSDYFAELVCSNSLKSVDLKNAEGLLKEEMKLFGSIILDCAMENKVPAGKALAVDREKFSRCVTERLLASGLVEVIDEEVTKPGENGIWVIATGPTTDGVLAEWVKEVSGGLFNFFDAVAPIISADSINMDICYVADRYGIGSGDYINCPMNKEQYEAFWEALVNAEVVEMKDFDRKLLFERCQPIEEIARSGKDAMRYGPLRPVGLPDPKTGKEPYAVVQLRKENVEGTMYNLVGFQTRLKWGEQLRVIRMIPGLENAEILRYGVMHRNSYIDSPRVLDRFLRLKRQPNIFFAGQITGVEGYVESAMTGLYVGLNVARLLEGKEMVEFPKKTMCGALIDYITTAEELKPMYANFGLLGAGKNREKAAERALSEMKSFVERLEYNK